In Ktedonobacteraceae bacterium, the genomic window CTCAATTGTCCTGCCAGGGCCTGTTGAGGGCTTATGCATAACAAAAAACTAACCCCGTTTCATTATGGATGGTCTGAATACTATCGATTGTACCCATTTCTGGGCGCAAGCGCAAGAGTAGTGCGATTTTTAGCGTATGTGGGGGTCAAGGAAATCAAAAAGACACTCCTGATCTACCTGAGGAGTGTCCTTTTTTATTGAAACTGCCGCTTTACCCTTAGTGGGCAAAAATCAGATGCAGGCCCAACGCGGTTGCGGCAGAGGCAAGCACAGCCAACAGTTGAAGGAGACGAATTTTCAGAAGAAATTGGCGATTATCGATAGCGATGGCTTTGGCACCATTGGATTGACGAACATATTGTTGATTCTGCATAACCTTTTCCCTCGTGTGAAAGAGAACCAGATGTATGTTGAAAGCGTTCTGGTCTTCATTACTCTGGCTTTCAATTACATATACGCAGGGAGTAACAGTTTGGTTGCATGGGTTTTATGAACTGGCTCACAATTACGCAGATTGTATGCTATGTCACAAAATTGTCAGATTTCACACTGGTAGTTCCGGTGGCTCGCTCTCATTGCGACGTGAATGTACCTGCTCCACGTGCCCGGCGACCATAGAAGTATCGCCGCTTGAGGACGCCATCTCCGGCTCAGTTGTGGCTGGCAGGAGGTCGCTGTGCATTTCCAGCAAGCGGCGGGCGCGGCTATATTCCTGGTCGAGCAGCACGCGGAAAAGCTGTTCGCATACTGCCAGCGACTCGGCGGCAGCGGCGCGTTTTGAGGCGGTCAGGGAGCCGAGCATATCATGCCGTTTGGCGGTACGGAACAGCACATGCACTTTTTCCAGCACTTCGGCAAATTCGGCATGCACCTGCTCGTTCCAGTTCTGGGTTTCGACGACTGTCCTGGCCTTGGCGAGGAAACGCGCGCAAACTTTGATGACCGTGTTGTATTCGTTATTTCGAGCTTCGACAATTACCTCGAGAATGCGGCGTTCATCGGCGGTGTCGAGCGCTACGACCGAAAAGATGCTTGCTTCGCCGCCCATCTCGCGAATTTCATGCGCCAACTGGCGAAATTGCTTTTCTACCTCTTCCGAATATGGGAGCAGATACACCGAATTCTGAAGCGCAAAAGCGCCCAGATTCTGTAAACGCCGCCAGACCCAGACACGCTTTTGCGATGGCTCGCTCGGTACTTTATATGTCAGTTGCAACCAACGGATAGCTTCACGTTCCAACATGGACTTTTCCCCCGACATAATGAAAATAGCCAGTAACGATTGTTACCAACTGTGGTTATCGTACACCTATCGTCAAGTGGAGTCAAGCACGTTAATGACTAACACTGCCCTATCGTACAATTTGGAACTGACCTTCTGCCCGGTGTGACCATCAGAATTGACGCTATAATAACGGCATATTATCCTGCTTTATACGATGAAAGGAAAAAAACGGATGGATTATGAATCCTTCAAAACCTGGTTCGAGACGTTAGGACGGGCCTGGGAGAATCGCGACCCACATGCGGCGGCAGCACTTTTTACGGAGGATGCCATCTATCATGAAAATCCATTTGAGGAGCCGATGCATGGTCGCACGGCCATTTATCGCTATTGGTCCGAAGAGACACAGGCTCAGGAACAAATCAGGTTTCATTCGGAAATCCTGGGTGTGACCCAAGATACGGGATTTGCTCACTGGTGGGTGTCCTTTGTGCGCATATCGTCCAAGAATAAGGTGGAATTGGATGGGATTTGCGCTATTCGTTTAAATGATGAGCATCTATGTTACTCATTGCGGGAATGGTGGCACGCGCGGGAGCAGGGAGCTATTGGAACGCAGGCACTATGATATGCATAGAGGAGCTTTTTAGAATCGGGCAAGTGTGTAGAGCCCCAAAGGAGAAATAACTATGGATGATACGACTGGCGAGAAGGTTTCTGCGTTTCTCGCACAATATGATACGATGGCGATTGCCACAATGCACGATGGTCAACCCTACGTTACGCGCGTATTTTTCGTTGAGGATGCTGACAGCGATAGCAGTTTGAAGCTGTATGGGACCTTCATTACGTCATCGCGCAAGCTGGCGAACCTGCGCGAAAACCCGCGCGTGGGTCTCTTTATTGGTCCCAGCGAACCGACGATCTGGCTTGAAGCGACAGCCGAGGCCCACATTCTGACCGATGATAGCGCCGTTGCAGCCGTGCGCGAAAACCTGGGGAGAAAGTCGGCGGCAGCAGCAGGATTTATTGCCATGGTTCCCACCGCGGCGGTAGAACTGCGGGTAAACTGGCTGCGCATCACGGACCTGACAGGAGGCCCCCTCTATACAGAGGTTAGCTTTAACAAGGAGTCCTCTGGCGGGGAGTAACGTATATGAATAGATTGCAGCTTTTTTTGCAGGTAACGCGAGCGCGCACATTG contains:
- a CDS encoding Chromate resistance protein ChrB is translated as MLEREAIRWLQLTYKVPSEPSQKRVWVWRRLQNLGAFALQNSVYLLPYSEEVEKQFRQLAHEIREMGGEASIFSVVALDTADERRILEVIVEARNNEYNTVIKVCARFLAKARTVVETQNWNEQVHAEFAEVLEKVHVLFRTAKRHDMLGSLTASKRAAAAESLAVCEQLFRVLLDQEYSRARRLLEMHSDLLPATTEPEMASSSGDTSMVAGHVEQVHSRRNESEPPELPV
- a CDS encoding nuclear transport factor 2 family protein, which codes for MDYESFKTWFETLGRAWENRDPHAAAALFTEDAIYHENPFEEPMHGRTAIYRYWSEETQAQEQIRFHSEILGVTQDTGFAHWWVSFVRISSKNKVELDGICAIRLNDEHLCYSLREWWHAREQGAIGTQAL
- a CDS encoding pyridoxamine 5'-phosphate oxidase family protein; this encodes MDDTTGEKVSAFLAQYDTMAIATMHDGQPYVTRVFFVEDADSDSSLKLYGTFITSSRKLANLRENPRVGLFIGPSEPTIWLEATAEAHILTDDSAVAAVRENLGRKSAAAAGFIAMVPTAAVELRVNWLRITDLTGGPLYTEVSFNKESSGGE